The following coding sequences lie in one Pontibacter sp. G13 genomic window:
- a CDS encoding sterol desaturase family protein: METYAQALIYAIPGFMVLLLIEFVYGYAKKDQKIKSLDTISSLSSGVTNIIKDVLGLTFVILSYDWVVHHISLFEVKELTLSEMFTLENLWIVLIAFIAKDFAGYWSHYLNHKVNYFWNHHIVHHSSEEFNLACALRQSISEIFSLYTFFLLPAALLGVPSNVIAVIAPIHLFLQFWYHTQYIGKLGLLEWIIVTPSQHRVHHAINPEYMDKNFGQIFIIWDRMFGTFQEELDDQPPVYGVKRPVRTWNPILIGYQHLWLLMQDAWRTRSWWDKLRIWFMPTGWRPADVVERYPVFAVEDVYTLEKYEVKTTRAVHLWSWFQFLTTVAIMFHMFLSIGAIKDVFDLSGLIVFGLFLYLSIFALTALMDLKRYSLWVEMLKSALGFAVIGITGDWFLLGESNPFLLQAFMAYLVISPLMVAWLNYRDLPQSEIVGVPVAA; this comes from the coding sequence ATGGAAACTTATGCCCAAGCCCTGATTTATGCGATCCCCGGGTTCATGGTGTTGCTGTTGATCGAATTTGTCTACGGCTACGCCAAGAAAGACCAGAAGATCAAGAGTCTAGACACGATTTCTAGCCTGAGTTCTGGCGTTACCAACATTATCAAAGATGTGCTGGGACTCACTTTTGTGATCCTCTCCTATGATTGGGTGGTCCACCATATCTCCCTTTTTGAAGTGAAAGAACTCACGCTCTCAGAGATGTTTACCCTCGAAAACCTCTGGATTGTCCTGATTGCCTTTATTGCCAAGGACTTTGCAGGGTACTGGAGTCATTACCTCAATCACAAGGTCAACTACTTCTGGAACCATCACATCGTCCACCATTCCTCCGAAGAATTCAATCTCGCCTGTGCCCTGCGCCAGTCCATCTCCGAGATTTTTTCCTTGTATACCTTTTTCCTCCTGCCTGCCGCACTCCTCGGGGTGCCTTCCAATGTGATTGCCGTCATTGCTCCCATTCACCTGTTCCTCCAGTTCTGGTACCACACGCAATACATCGGCAAACTCGGACTTCTTGAATGGATCATTGTCACGCCTTCTCAGCACCGCGTTCACCACGCCATCAACCCTGAATACATGGACAAGAACTTCGGCCAGATTTTCATCATCTGGGATCGGATGTTCGGCACCTTTCAGGAAGAACTCGATGATCAGCCTCCGGTATATGGAGTCAAGCGCCCTGTCAGAACATGGAATCCCATCCTGATTGGTTATCAGCATCTTTGGTTGCTGATGCAGGATGCGTGGCGTACCCGGAGCTGGTGGGATAAGCTCCGAATCTGGTTCATGCCAACTGGATGGCGCCCAGCGGATGTGGTCGAACGCTACCCGGTATTCGCAGTGGAAGACGTGTACACCCTCGAAAAGTATGAAGTAAAGACTACCCGTGCCGTTCACCTTTGGTCTTGGTTCCAATTTTTGACGACGGTGGCGATCATGTTCCACATGTTCCTGTCGATCGGTGCGATCAAGGATGTCTTCGACCTCTCCGGATTGATCGTATTTGGCTTATTCCTCTACCTATCCATTTTTGCTTTGACGGCACTCATGGATCTCAAGCGATACAGCCTTTGGGTAGAGATGTTGAAATCTGCTTTGGGATTCGCAGTGATCGGCATTACAGGGGATTGGTTCCTGCTGGGAGAATCCAATCCTTTCTTGCTGCAGGCATTCATGGCATATCTGGTCATCTCGCCGCTGATGGTGGCTTGGCTCAACTATCGCGATTTGCCCCAATCTGAGATCGTCGGCGTCCCCGTCGCCGCCTAA